One Saccharopolyspora erythraea NRRL 2338 genomic region harbors:
- a CDS encoding LacI family DNA-binding transcriptional regulator — protein sequence MVSIKDVAERAGVSVATVSNSINRPDRVSAPTRDRVLSVIDELGYVRSESARQLRTGHSRMVALLVLDMANPFFVDVARGVEDATRAQDLGLMMCNSGQDEDAEALYLSLFAEQRVRGVLVTPSDVAGHNLDSFRRHGIPHVLVDRTLDVEDGCSVSVDDVTGGALAVGHLIETGHTRIAYISGPSRLNQCRDRHAGALNAVREAGLDDSALSVLEVPSLDVVSGRDAGSRLLGLRSRPTAVFCANDLLALGVLQAMFAAGVRVPEQMALVGYDDIEFAAAAAVPLTSVRQPAFRIGRTAAELLLDETSGDFHTHQRVVFDPELVVRRSTLARQG from the coding sequence ATGGTGAGCATCAAGGACGTCGCCGAACGGGCCGGGGTCTCGGTCGCCACGGTCTCCAACTCCATCAACCGGCCCGACCGGGTGTCGGCGCCGACCAGGGACCGCGTGCTGTCGGTCATCGACGAGCTCGGCTACGTCCGCAGCGAGTCGGCCCGCCAGCTGCGCACCGGGCACAGCCGGATGGTCGCCCTGCTCGTGCTGGACATGGCCAACCCGTTCTTCGTCGACGTCGCCCGCGGCGTCGAGGACGCCACCCGCGCCCAGGACCTCGGCCTGATGATGTGCAACAGCGGCCAGGACGAGGACGCCGAGGCGCTGTACCTGTCGCTGTTCGCCGAGCAGCGAGTGCGCGGCGTGCTGGTGACGCCCTCCGACGTGGCCGGGCACAACCTGGACTCCTTCCGCAGGCACGGCATCCCGCACGTGCTGGTCGACCGCACGCTCGACGTCGAGGACGGTTGCTCGGTGTCGGTCGACGACGTCACCGGCGGCGCACTGGCCGTCGGCCACCTGATCGAGACCGGGCACACCCGCATCGCCTACATCAGCGGGCCGTCGCGGCTGAACCAGTGCCGCGACCGGCACGCCGGCGCGCTCAACGCGGTTCGCGAGGCGGGGCTGGACGACTCGGCGCTGTCGGTGCTGGAAGTGCCGTCGCTGGACGTGGTCTCCGGGCGCGACGCCGGTTCCCGGCTGCTGGGCCTCCGTTCCCGTCCGACCGCGGTGTTCTGCGCCAACGACCTGCTCGCGCTGGGCGTCCTGCAGGCCATGTTCGCCGCCGGGGTGCGGGTGCCCGAGCAGATGGCGCTGGTCGGATACGACGACATCGAGTTCGCGGCGGCCGCGGCGGTCCCTCTGACCTCGGTGCGCCAGCCGGCGTTCCGCATCGGCCGCACCGCGGCCGAGTTGCTGCTCGACGAGACCTCCGGCGACTTCCACACCCACCAGCGCGTGGTGTTCGACCCCGAGCTCGTCGTCCGGCGCTCGACCCTCGCGCGCCAGGGCTGA
- a CDS encoding M28 family metallopeptidase has protein sequence MTVTAAAAVAGLALPASSPALGASPQAATGAAAVQEHLQELQKIAEANGGHRASGSPGYQASIDYVKAKLDAAGFATTLQEFDSMGGKTYNLLAETPGGDANNVVMVGAHLDSVSEGPGINDNGTGSAAILQAALDFAGSGAQPKNKLRFAFWGAEEEGLVGSSHYVRTLPEQDRGKIAMYLNFDMVGSPNAGYFTYDGDDSDNEGAGPGPEGSAQIEKALNDSFGGAGVATEGTDFDGRSDYGPFIEVGIPAGGTFTGAEGTKTQEQADKWGGQAGQAYDPCYHSSCDTVDNVNQEALDRNLQVISAAVKTFAEQTPTR, from the coding sequence ATGACGGTGACCGCCGCGGCCGCGGTGGCGGGGCTGGCCCTGCCCGCGTCGTCGCCGGCGCTCGGCGCGTCGCCGCAGGCGGCCACCGGCGCGGCCGCGGTGCAGGAGCACCTCCAAGAGCTGCAGAAGATCGCCGAGGCCAACGGCGGCCACCGCGCCTCCGGCAGCCCGGGCTACCAGGCCTCTATCGACTACGTGAAGGCCAAGCTCGACGCGGCGGGCTTCGCCACCACCCTCCAGGAGTTCGACTCCATGGGGGGCAAGACCTACAACCTGCTCGCCGAGACCCCCGGCGGCGACGCGAACAACGTCGTGATGGTCGGCGCGCACCTCGACAGCGTCAGCGAGGGCCCCGGCATCAACGACAACGGCACCGGCAGCGCGGCGATCCTGCAGGCCGCGCTGGACTTCGCGGGCAGCGGCGCGCAGCCGAAGAACAAGCTGCGCTTCGCGTTCTGGGGCGCCGAGGAGGAGGGCCTGGTCGGCTCCTCGCACTACGTCCGGACGCTGCCCGAACAGGACCGCGGCAAGATCGCGATGTACCTGAACTTCGACATGGTGGGCTCGCCCAACGCCGGCTACTTCACCTACGACGGCGACGACTCCGACAACGAGGGCGCCGGCCCCGGCCCGGAGGGGTCGGCCCAGATCGAGAAGGCGCTCAACGACTCCTTCGGCGGGGCGGGCGTGGCCACCGAGGGCACCGACTTCGACGGCCGTTCCGACTACGGGCCGTTCATCGAGGTCGGCATCCCCGCGGGCGGCACGTTCACCGGGGCCGAGGGCACCAAGACCCAGGAGCAGGCCGACAAGTGGGGCGGCCAGGCGGGCCAGGCCTACGACCCCTGCTACCACTCGTCGTGCGACACCGTCGACAACGTCAACCAGGAGGCGCTGGACCGCAACCTGCAGGTGATCTCGGCGGCGGTGAAGACCTTCGCGGAGCAGACCCCGACCCGCTGA
- a CDS encoding NupC/NupG family nucleoside CNT transporter, producing MLDEEGRGGVQVLWGIGGMLVLLLIAFAMSTNRRAIKPRTVLGALAIQIVFAFAVLRWETGRQTLAATAGGVQRVIDSSKEGIDFLFGPILPATGTVVAFQVLPLIVFVASLTAVLYHLNILQWVVRIIGGGLQKVLGTSKAESLNATANIFLGQTESPLVIRPYLARMSESEFFAVMVGGLATVAGTVMVGYAALGADLQNLIAASFMAAPAALLMAKIMRPETEPTSSDRATAVAQAAGTTATESTEDGEADGDDSEKASEAARTEEPDEARGGDYKPRNVIDAAASGASDGLKLALNVGAMLFAFVSLVALINLFVGLVGGWFGLPDLTLEQILGYVFAPVMYITGVPWHEAVAAGGFLGQKLVINEFVAFADFGPQTGAFSEKSATIITFALCGFANLGSLAILLGGLGGMVPARRPLIARYGLRAIAAGTLANLLSATIAGILVA from the coding sequence GTGCTCGACGAGGAAGGAAGGGGCGGCGTGCAGGTCCTGTGGGGAATCGGCGGCATGCTCGTGCTGCTGCTGATCGCGTTCGCGATGTCCACGAACCGCCGGGCGATCAAGCCGCGCACCGTGCTCGGCGCGCTGGCCATCCAGATCGTCTTCGCCTTCGCGGTGCTGCGCTGGGAGACGGGCAGGCAGACGCTGGCGGCCACCGCCGGCGGCGTGCAGCGGGTCATCGACTCCTCCAAGGAGGGCATCGACTTCCTGTTCGGGCCGATCCTGCCCGCGACGGGCACCGTCGTGGCCTTCCAGGTGCTGCCGCTGATCGTGTTCGTCGCGTCGCTGACCGCGGTGCTCTACCACCTCAACATCCTTCAGTGGGTGGTGCGCATCATCGGCGGCGGACTGCAGAAGGTGCTTGGCACCAGCAAGGCGGAGTCGCTCAACGCCACCGCCAACATCTTCCTCGGCCAGACCGAGTCGCCCCTGGTCATCCGCCCGTACCTGGCGCGGATGTCGGAGTCGGAGTTCTTCGCGGTGATGGTCGGCGGGCTGGCCACCGTGGCGGGAACCGTCATGGTCGGCTACGCCGCGCTCGGCGCCGACCTGCAGAACCTGATCGCAGCGAGCTTCATGGCCGCACCGGCCGCCCTGCTCATGGCCAAGATCATGAGGCCGGAGACCGAACCCACCTCCAGCGACCGCGCCACCGCGGTCGCCCAGGCCGCGGGCACCACGGCGACGGAGTCCACCGAGGACGGCGAGGCCGACGGTGACGACTCCGAGAAGGCGAGTGAGGCCGCCCGGACCGAGGAACCTGACGAGGCGCGGGGCGGGGACTACAAGCCGCGCAACGTCATCGACGCCGCGGCCAGCGGCGCGAGCGACGGCCTCAAGCTCGCGCTCAACGTCGGCGCGATGCTGTTCGCGTTCGTCTCGCTGGTGGCCCTGATCAACCTGTTCGTCGGACTGGTGGGCGGCTGGTTCGGGCTGCCGGACCTGACGCTGGAGCAGATCCTCGGCTACGTCTTCGCGCCCGTCATGTACATCACCGGCGTGCCGTGGCACGAGGCCGTCGCCGCGGGCGGGTTCCTCGGCCAGAAGCTGGTCATCAACGAGTTCGTGGCCTTCGCCGACTTCGGGCCGCAGACCGGGGCGTTCAGCGAGAAGAGCGCCACCATCATCACCTTCGCGCTGTGCGGTTTCGCCAACCTCGGTTCGCTGGCCATCCTGCTGGGCGGGCTGGGCGGCATGGTCCCCGCCCGCAGGCCGCTGATCGCCCGCTACGGCCTGCGCGCGATCGCGGCGGGCACGCTGGCCAACCTGCTCAGCGCGACCATCGCGGGCATCCTCGTCGCCTGA
- a CDS encoding arabinosyltransferase domain-containing protein, with translation MLATVRDGDELVPGERTAHGQGVSRHWLGRLAPGRLKLLAVVSGVLAAALSLAVPFLPVHHDITTLKWPTAHGTKPISAPLSGYSPIRLDFDVPCRTALALDARHPGPATLVATNSPSSHYGALTGMTLQVHEGQLSLLSRGRQLGSTPIAGDCSIAVRSDGRATTAEAGGKPFAQADGDARPQLTGVYSDLDARADDVREVSFRAEVDNRYQSHATPLKTAAIALAVLAFLGSLLALRGIDARAARRPRRLTAAAWWRPTARDAAVAGALVVWWLIGAMTADDGYFLTMARAREDLGYVSDFYRWFVVAVAPMGWFIDVYSPWVHVSTSTPWVRLPALVMGVASWLLISRQVLPRLGRQVRTSSAAGWAAAAVFLAFWMPYNGGLRPEPVVVLFSLLVLCLVERAVATGRLLPAALGLTCAALSVGVNPHGVVAVLPFVAAFKPLTNLLARRAATFGWAPVLSPVVACGLVVLTLMFGDQTLGSAADATKVRGDLGPSLKWFQELARYDLLFSPTVDGSLTRRFPVLLVLLCLATCLVVLLRRGRIRGAALGPSRRLLAVAALSFVALALTPTKHTHHFGVFAAVGGALAALTALATSTTVLRSRRNRAVFFAGLMLILAFAATGPNAWFYVSGWGVPWYDKPPSVGGYRLSTLLLVAAGIALVVAFAEHMRIDQHRPEVVLEKRSRALRLGTAPLSVICALLMVGEIATFGKVIQEQGGGYSLGMDNIRQLTGSSCGLSDYVYVETNPRAGLLTVSADQPTVATPGTRVPGHDPDRETPDHYLRAAMHGFGRDGLPSGDGTEPGEPDWRPPAAFGDDRAPVWGSYEPTGTGTGELRTQWYDVPDRAAGGEVPIVLALGGRELGANSVHIEFGRETGSGFELMQRYPVAQPPAPRWRDHRVTVGGPSRGATKMRVVARDQALGPDGWLAVSAPRAPQLIRMTDVVGDAPAFVEWPAALLHPCLRTARVRDGIAELPRFRVSAGGELRGVGQGWSSPDAGGPFGWLNVAASVRELPTYLRNDIRRDWGSLYAVDPYTPEALPAQTAMDVRTETHWGRWSPGPLPRTLRLPGDVPDSRDRTDVPRFEETVDQQVSAGAP, from the coding sequence ATGCTCGCCACCGTGCGTGATGGGGACGAGCTAGTACCCGGCGAACGAACCGCTCACGGCCAGGGAGTTTCGAGGCACTGGCTCGGACGCCTCGCGCCCGGCCGGCTGAAACTCCTCGCGGTGGTCTCCGGCGTGCTCGCCGCCGCGCTCTCGCTGGCGGTGCCGTTCCTGCCGGTGCACCACGACATCACCACCCTGAAGTGGCCGACCGCCCACGGCACCAAGCCGATTTCGGCGCCGCTGAGCGGGTACTCCCCGATCCGGCTCGACTTCGACGTGCCGTGCCGCACGGCGCTCGCACTCGACGCCCGCCACCCGGGTCCCGCCACGCTGGTCGCGACGAACTCGCCGTCGTCGCACTACGGCGCCCTCACCGGGATGACTCTGCAAGTCCACGAAGGACAGTTGAGCCTGCTCTCGCGCGGCCGCCAGCTCGGCAGCACCCCGATCGCCGGCGACTGCTCGATCGCGGTCCGCTCCGACGGCCGCGCCACCACCGCCGAGGCCGGCGGCAAGCCGTTCGCCCAGGCCGACGGCGACGCGCGCCCGCAGCTCACCGGCGTGTACTCCGACCTCGACGCCCGCGCCGACGACGTGCGCGAGGTGTCCTTCCGCGCCGAGGTCGACAACCGCTACCAGAGCCATGCGACCCCGCTCAAGACCGCCGCCATCGCGCTGGCCGTGCTGGCGTTCCTGGGCTCGCTGCTGGCCCTGCGCGGGATCGACGCCCGAGCGGCGCGGCGGCCCCGCAGGCTCACCGCCGCGGCCTGGTGGCGGCCCACCGCACGCGACGCCGCGGTGGCGGGAGCACTGGTGGTGTGGTGGCTGATCGGCGCGATGACCGCCGACGACGGCTACTTCCTCACCATGGCCCGGGCCCGCGAGGACCTCGGCTACGTCAGCGACTTCTACCGCTGGTTCGTGGTCGCCGTGGCACCGATGGGCTGGTTCATCGACGTCTACTCGCCATGGGTGCACGTCTCGACCTCAACGCCGTGGGTGCGGCTGCCCGCGCTGGTGATGGGCGTGGCGAGCTGGCTGCTCATCAGCAGGCAGGTGCTGCCCCGGCTCGGCAGGCAGGTCCGCACGAGCAGCGCGGCCGGGTGGGCGGCGGCGGCGGTTTTCCTGGCCTTCTGGATGCCCTACAACGGCGGCCTGCGCCCGGAGCCGGTCGTCGTGCTTTTCTCGCTGCTGGTGCTCTGCCTCGTCGAACGCGCGGTGGCCACCGGACGCCTGCTGCCCGCCGCGCTGGGACTGACGTGCGCGGCCCTGTCGGTGGGGGTCAACCCGCACGGCGTCGTGGCCGTGCTGCCGTTCGTGGCCGCCTTCAAGCCTCTGACGAACCTGCTGGCGCGGCGGGCGGCCACCTTCGGGTGGGCCCCGGTGCTGTCGCCGGTCGTGGCCTGCGGGCTCGTCGTGCTGACGCTGATGTTCGGCGACCAGACGCTGGGCTCGGCGGCCGACGCGACGAAGGTGCGCGGCGACCTGGGTCCGAGCCTGAAGTGGTTCCAGGAGCTCGCCCGCTACGACCTGCTGTTCAGCCCGACCGTCGACGGCTCGCTGACCCGCCGCTTCCCGGTGCTGCTGGTGCTGCTGTGCCTGGCGACCTGCCTGGTGGTGCTGCTGCGCCGCGGCCGCATCCGCGGCGCGGCGCTGGGGCCGAGCCGCAGGCTGCTGGCGGTGGCGGCGCTGTCGTTCGTCGCGCTCGCACTCACCCCGACCAAGCACACCCACCACTTCGGGGTCTTCGCCGCCGTGGGCGGAGCGCTGGCGGCGCTGACCGCGCTGGCCACCAGCACCACCGTGCTGCGCTCCCGCCGCAACCGCGCGGTTTTCTTCGCCGGTCTGATGCTGATCCTGGCCTTCGCCGCGACCGGACCGAACGCCTGGTTCTACGTTTCCGGCTGGGGCGTGCCGTGGTACGACAAGCCGCCGTCGGTCGGCGGCTACCGGCTGAGCACGCTCCTGCTCGTGGCCGCCGGGATCGCGCTGGTCGTGGCGTTCGCCGAGCACATGCGCATCGACCAGCACCGGCCGGAGGTGGTGCTGGAGAAGCGCAGCCGCGCCCTGCGGCTGGGCACCGCGCCGCTGTCGGTGATCTGCGCGCTGCTGATGGTCGGCGAGATCGCCACCTTCGGCAAGGTCATCCAGGAGCAGGGCGGCGGTTACAGCCTCGGCATGGACAACATCCGGCAGCTCACCGGATCCAGCTGCGGGCTCTCGGACTACGTCTACGTCGAGACAAACCCGCGCGCCGGCCTGCTGACGGTCTCCGCTGACCAGCCCACCGTCGCCACGCCGGGAACCCGGGTGCCGGGCCACGACCCCGATCGCGAAACCCCCGACCACTACCTCCGGGCCGCGATGCACGGCTTCGGCCGCGACGGCCTGCCCTCCGGCGACGGCACCGAACCCGGCGAACCGGACTGGCGGCCACCGGCGGCCTTCGGCGACGACCGGGCACCGGTCTGGGGCAGCTACGAGCCGACGGGCACCGGCACCGGCGAATTGCGCACCCAGTGGTACGACGTCCCGGACAGGGCGGCGGGCGGTGAGGTCCCGATCGTGCTGGCGCTCGGGGGACGGGAGCTCGGCGCGAACTCGGTGCACATCGAGTTCGGCCGCGAAACCGGCAGCGGCTTCGAGCTGATGCAGCGCTACCCCGTCGCGCAGCCGCCCGCTCCGCGCTGGCGCGACCACCGGGTCACCGTCGGCGGGCCGTCGCGGGGGGCGACCAAGATGCGCGTGGTCGCCCGGGACCAGGCACTCGGTCCCGACGGGTGGCTCGCGGTCAGCGCGCCGCGCGCACCGCAGCTGATCCGCATGACCGACGTCGTGGGCGACGCGCCGGCCTTCGTCGAGTGGCCCGCCGCGCTGCTGCACCCGTGCCTGCGCACCGCGCGGGTGCGCGACGGGATCGCCGAACTGCCGCGGTTCCGGGTTTCGGCCGGTGGCGAGCTGCGCGGCGTCGGCCAGGGCTGGTCGTCCCCGGACGCGGGCGGCCCCTTCGGCTGGCTCAACGTCGCGGCCAGCGTGCGCGAGCTGCCCACCTACCTGCGCAACGACATCCGGCGCGACTGGGGTTCGCTGTACGCGGTCGACCCGTACACGCCGGAGGCGCTGCCCGCCCAGACCGCGATGGACGTGCGAACCGAGACCCACTGGGGCAGGTGGTCGCCCGGCCCCCTGCCCAGGACGCTGCGGCTGCCCGGCGACGTCCCGGACTCGCGCGACCGCACCGACGTCCCGCGCTTCGAGGAGACCGTCGACCAGCAGGTGAGCGCCGGGGCCCCGTAG
- a CDS encoding zinc-binding dehydrogenase: MHAIRQHAFGPAENLRYEEVADPHPGPGQVRIAVAAAGVHLVDTMIRQGVQGGPFPRPELPMTPGREVAGVVDEIGADVDPVWLGRRVVTHLGMAGGGYAELAVREVESLHVLPEDVGFEAAVAMIGTGRTTMAILRIAGMTPDDDVVVVTSAAGGIGNLLVQRGRTVGATVVGAAGSAAKVEKVRALGAAVAVDYTTPDWTTAVRDQLGGREATLVLDGAGGRYGREAFDLLGSGGRIVMYGRPFGPEHRFTSEDLFDRALSATVGLGPNLLKTPGGLRALEEESMTALAGGGLTPLVHAPFPLAEAAAAHTALENRRSYGKVVLEP; the protein is encoded by the coding sequence ATGCACGCCATCCGCCAGCACGCCTTCGGGCCCGCCGAGAACCTCCGCTACGAGGAGGTCGCCGATCCGCACCCCGGACCCGGTCAGGTGCGGATCGCGGTCGCGGCCGCTGGCGTCCACCTGGTCGACACGATGATCCGCCAGGGCGTCCAGGGTGGACCGTTCCCGCGGCCCGAGCTGCCGATGACCCCGGGCCGCGAGGTGGCGGGCGTGGTCGACGAGATCGGCGCCGATGTCGACCCGGTCTGGCTGGGACGCCGGGTCGTCACCCACCTCGGCATGGCCGGCGGCGGCTACGCCGAGCTCGCCGTCCGGGAGGTCGAGTCGCTGCACGTGCTGCCGGAAGACGTCGGTTTCGAGGCCGCCGTCGCGATGATCGGCACCGGGCGCACCACGATGGCGATCCTGCGCATCGCGGGCATGACACCCGACGACGACGTCGTGGTGGTGACCTCCGCCGCGGGCGGCATCGGCAACCTGCTGGTGCAGCGAGGCCGAACCGTCGGGGCGACCGTCGTCGGCGCGGCGGGCAGCGCGGCGAAGGTCGAGAAGGTCCGCGCCCTCGGGGCCGCCGTCGCGGTCGACTACACCACACCGGACTGGACGACGGCCGTCCGCGACCAGCTCGGCGGCCGGGAGGCCACCCTGGTGCTCGACGGCGCTGGCGGCCGGTACGGCAGGGAGGCGTTCGACCTCCTCGGCAGCGGCGGCCGCATCGTCATGTACGGCCGCCCGTTCGGGCCCGAGCACCGCTTCACCTCCGAGGACCTGTTCGACCGCGCACTCAGTGCGACCGTCGGACTCGGGCCCAACCTGCTCAAGACCCCCGGCGGGCTGCGGGCGCTCGAAGAGGAGTCGATGACGGCGCTGGCCGGGGGCGGGCTCACCCCTTTGGTGCACGCCCCCTTCCCGCTCGCCGAGGCCGCGGCCGCCCACACCGCCCTGGAAAATCGTCGGTCCTACGGCAAGGTCGTGCTCGAACCATGA
- the idi gene encoding isopentenyl-diphosphate Delta-isomerase, with product MEQVVLLNDSGQAIGVTDKATVHHLDTPLHLAFSCYVFNGRGQLLLTQRAHEKRTWPGVWTNTCCGHPAPQEAMPEAITRRLGEELGLTVRDLTLVLPRFRYRAVMGNGVVENEICPVFAAFTDDEPAPNREEVAGTAWADWSGFSAEVLAGTTDISPWCRQQVAELVELGANPAEWPAADPADLPDAAVIAAG from the coding sequence TTGGAACAGGTGGTTCTGCTCAACGATTCCGGCCAGGCGATAGGGGTGACGGACAAGGCGACCGTGCACCACCTCGACACCCCGCTGCACCTGGCCTTCTCGTGCTACGTCTTCAACGGGCGCGGCCAGTTGCTGCTCACCCAGCGCGCGCACGAGAAGCGCACCTGGCCGGGTGTCTGGACGAACACCTGCTGCGGGCACCCCGCCCCGCAGGAGGCGATGCCCGAGGCCATCACCCGGCGGCTCGGCGAGGAACTCGGCCTGACCGTGCGCGACCTGACCCTGGTGCTGCCCCGGTTCCGCTACCGCGCCGTGATGGGCAACGGCGTCGTGGAGAACGAGATCTGCCCGGTCTTCGCCGCGTTCACCGACGACGAGCCGGCGCCCAACCGCGAGGAGGTCGCCGGCACCGCGTGGGCGGACTGGAGCGGCTTCAGCGCCGAGGTCCTGGCCGGCACGACCGACATCTCGCCCTGGTGCCGTCAGCAGGTCGCCGAGCTCGTCGAACTGGGCGCCAACCCGGCCGAGTGGCCGGCCGCAGACCCCGCGGACCTCCCGGACGCCGCGGTGATCGCCGCCGGCTAG
- a CDS encoding polyprenyl synthetase family protein, giving the protein MTATCSPPANPIDADGLRDRVDAALGNFLDEQEERFDDLISDPQSRSQWRAATQSLRGFLAGGKRIRPAFCYWGWRGAGGGADDEGVIGAAAALELLHSFALVHDDIIDASDTRRGAPSLHRQHAELHRRSGGRGSSELFGTSIALLLGDLCLAWFHDMLATSGLPAERIREARPLVAHSLTELVLGQYLDVAEQACSRHSVSRSYTVIHYKTAKYTIERPLHLGGVLAGASPALLGSYTAYAMPLGEAFQLRDDVLGAFGDPAVTGKPVADDLRTRKATVLLATARERASAAQEAEIDRLFTGADLDDAQTTRLQDLVVETGALAECERLIDRRVDAAAAALGAMPVGDDVRAVLASLIRATTDRAR; this is encoded by the coding sequence ATGACCGCCACCTGCTCACCGCCCGCGAACCCGATCGACGCCGACGGCCTGCGCGACCGCGTCGACGCCGCGCTCGGGAACTTCCTCGACGAGCAGGAGGAGCGGTTCGACGACCTCATCAGCGACCCGCAGAGCCGGTCCCAGTGGCGGGCCGCGACGCAGTCGCTGCGCGGATTCCTGGCCGGGGGCAAGCGGATCCGGCCCGCGTTCTGCTACTGGGGCTGGCGCGGCGCGGGCGGCGGCGCCGACGACGAGGGCGTCATCGGTGCGGCCGCCGCGCTGGAGCTGCTGCACTCCTTCGCGCTGGTGCACGACGACATCATCGACGCCAGCGACACCCGCCGGGGCGCGCCGTCGCTGCACCGCCAGCACGCCGAGCTGCACCGGCGGTCCGGCGGGCGCGGGTCCTCCGAGCTGTTCGGCACCTCCATCGCGCTGCTGCTCGGCGACCTGTGCCTGGCCTGGTTCCACGACATGCTCGCCACCAGCGGCCTGCCCGCCGAGCGGATCCGCGAGGCGCGCCCACTGGTGGCGCACAGCCTCACCGAGCTGGTCCTCGGCCAGTACCTCGACGTCGCCGAGCAGGCGTGCTCGCGGCACTCGGTCAGCCGCTCCTACACGGTGATCCACTACAAGACGGCCAAGTACACCATCGAACGCCCGCTGCACCTGGGCGGCGTGCTCGCCGGGGCGTCACCGGCGCTGCTCGGCTCCTACACCGCCTACGCGATGCCGCTCGGCGAGGCGTTCCAGCTCCGCGACGACGTGCTGGGCGCCTTCGGCGACCCCGCGGTGACCGGCAAGCCGGTCGCCGACGACCTGCGCACCCGCAAGGCGACCGTGCTGCTGGCGACCGCGCGGGAGCGCGCGAGCGCCGCGCAGGAGGCCGAGATCGACCGGCTGTTCACCGGCGCCGACCTCGACGACGCCCAGACGACGCGCTTGCAGGACCTGGTCGTGGAAACCGGCGCGCTCGCCGAGTGCGAGCGGCTCATAGACAGGCGGGTGGACGCCGCGGCGGCGGCGCTGGGCGCGATGCCGGTCGGCGACGACGTGCGCGCCGTGCTGGCGAGCCTGATCCGCGCCACGACCGACCGCGCGCGGTGA
- a CDS encoding glyoxalase superfamily protein encodes MDEDVIPILRVEEVDVALKWYELLGFTAQWEHRFEPGLPAFVEIARGDVRIFLSEHEGDAQPDTLVYLRVRDVDAIAAEFGMTPEDAPWAREIELRDPDGNRLRIGTPVG; translated from the coding sequence ATGGATGAGGACGTCATCCCGATCCTGCGGGTTGAAGAGGTCGACGTGGCCCTGAAGTGGTACGAGCTGCTGGGGTTCACCGCCCAGTGGGAGCACCGGTTCGAGCCCGGCCTGCCGGCCTTCGTCGAGATCGCGCGCGGGGACGTGCGGATCTTCCTCTCCGAGCACGAGGGCGACGCGCAACCCGACACGCTGGTCTACCTGCGGGTACGCGACGTCGACGCGATCGCCGCCGAGTTCGGCATGACGCCGGAGGACGCGCCGTGGGCGCGGGAGATCGAGCTGCGCGATCCCGACGGCAACCGGCTGCGGATCGGGACGCCGGTGGGCTGA
- a CDS encoding hotdog fold domain-containing protein: MASTGKTLALWQKTTKLPLGTRIFSWGVCLRAPYFRTIRPHITELRPGFCEVRAANRRRVHNHIGTFHAIAACNMAEVAAGVMTDASIPTTHRWIPTGMSVSYIAKAATDLRAVAELDPLPDAGDTARDWVVPVRILDTSGTLVVSADITMRVSPKKKQVAAAS; the protein is encoded by the coding sequence ATGGCCTCCACTGGAAAGACACTGGCGCTGTGGCAGAAGACGACCAAGCTGCCGCTGGGCACCCGGATCTTCTCCTGGGGCGTGTGCCTGCGGGCCCCCTACTTCCGCACGATCCGGCCGCACATCACCGAGCTGCGCCCCGGCTTCTGCGAAGTCCGCGCCGCCAACCGCAGGCGCGTGCACAACCACATCGGCACCTTCCACGCCATCGCGGCGTGCAACATGGCCGAGGTCGCGGCGGGCGTCATGACCGACGCCAGCATCCCCACCACGCACCGCTGGATCCCGACCGGCATGAGCGTCAGCTACATCGCCAAGGCGGCCACCGACCTGCGCGCCGTTGCCGAGCTCGACCCGCTGCCGGACGCCGGCGACACCGCCCGCGACTGGGTCGTGCCGGTGCGGATCCTCGACACCTCCGGCACCCTCGTGGTCTCGGCCGACATCACGATGCGCGTCTCACCCAAGAAGAAGCAGGTCGCCGCGGCGTCCTGA